One segment of candidate division KSB1 bacterium DNA contains the following:
- a CDS encoding CPBP family intramembrane metalloprotease: MSDPLFRADDNVNGTLADTTHGDREVLIHLQPALVPATISRPSSKSLFMLLAGIAATAAFFLLGARLTATALLGVLSVLGLFPEWRQHGRWPLTLFCFCALSLAIQNQYLSVGYPFSNIFILTGLLCLFFVSGRPWQELHLAPGTARKWSRPALLCGLLLAALILAIYFQRPEWVGKNPTPRQWPVDVLFVVALGYATFSMLMEETIFRGVLLAAAQPHVPPGLAIVAQASVFAAAHYAAGFPTQAVGALLTFGWGAAAGWITLKAGSIYPAYILHFVLVLVLFLVLAFAS; this comes from the coding sequence ATGTCCGACCCACTCTTCCGTGCGGATGACAACGTCAACGGCACCCTTGCTGACACCACTCACGGTGATCGCGAAGTTCTGATCCACCTCCAACCCGCGCTGGTGCCCGCTACCATTTCCCGGCCCTCCTCCAAAAGTCTCTTCATGCTGCTTGCCGGCATCGCTGCCACCGCCGCCTTCTTCCTGCTCGGAGCGAGGTTGACGGCCACCGCTCTGCTCGGCGTTTTGTCCGTGTTGGGATTGTTTCCAGAATGGCGGCAGCATGGCCGATGGCCGTTGACCCTGTTCTGCTTTTGTGCCCTCAGTCTGGCCATCCAGAATCAATATCTATCGGTGGGCTATCCCTTTTCAAACATCTTCATCCTCACCGGATTACTGTGCCTGTTTTTTGTCAGTGGCCGTCCCTGGCAGGAGTTGCACCTTGCACCGGGCACAGCACGCAAGTGGAGCCGGCCGGCCCTGTTGTGCGGTCTGCTGCTGGCTGCGCTGATTCTGGCGATTTATTTCCAGCGGCCCGAGTGGGTTGGGAAAAATCCCACGCCGCGGCAATGGCCGGTGGATGTTTTGTTCGTCGTGGCGCTGGGGTATGCCACCTTCAGCATGTTGATGGAGGAAACGATTTTTCGCGGCGTACTGCTGGCGGCGGCACAGCCGCATGTTCCGCCGGGTCTGGCAATTGTGGCGCAAGCCTCGGTGTTTGCCGCGGCGCATTACGCGGCCGGCTTTCCCACGCAGGCTGTGGGTGCGCTGCTGACGTTTGGGTGGGGCGCAGCCGCCGGGTGGATCACCCTCAAGGCCGGTTCGATCTACCCCGCATACATATTGCACTTTGTTCTGGTGCTGGTTCTGTTTCTGGTATTGGCCTTTGCCTCCTGA
- a CDS encoding PfkB family carbohydrate kinase → MSRFDCVGYGLLTRDRILLLNSFPQPNQKLSVHSWTEQPGGPVAVGLMTMAALGLKVHWGLPLAPGAPAAFVASYFEKLGLSHLWANSEDNAISIAEAIILVEAPTGQRTVLLQEPPARPRPASLPLAEWVYLDGRDLALTRRAKQLARAQGSKIFLDMGSLRPHWQEIVAGCDIAIVSDDVMRRLDAGLTPAGMLRVLESHGVGLCGVTLGQEGSLFLCQDRELAVPAVSPARLVDTTNAGDVFHGAFLAAWIKSGDLQQSAAFAARCAAWVIGQIGHNLLHFQAAQADFPLAFL, encoded by the coding sequence ATGTCCCGCTTTGATTGTGTCGGATACGGCTTGCTCACTCGCGACCGCATCCTGCTGCTGAACAGTTTCCCGCAACCGAATCAAAAGTTGTCGGTTCATTCCTGGACCGAGCAACCGGGTGGTCCGGTGGCTGTTGGCCTGATGACCATGGCAGCCCTGGGTCTGAAAGTGCATTGGGGACTGCCGCTCGCTCCCGGTGCACCCGCCGCGTTTGTCGCGTCCTACTTCGAAAAATTGGGATTGTCCCACCTGTGGGCAAATTCGGAAGACAATGCCATCTCCATTGCGGAAGCCATCATCCTGGTGGAGGCCCCGACCGGCCAGCGCACGGTTTTGCTGCAGGAGCCACCCGCACGGCCACGGCCTGCCTCTCTGCCGCTGGCTGAATGGGTTTATCTTGACGGCCGCGATCTCGCCCTGACCCGCCGCGCCAAACAACTGGCCAGGGCGCAGGGCAGTAAAATCTTTCTGGACATGGGCAGCTTGCGGCCGCATTGGCAGGAGATCGTTGCCGGCTGCGATATTGCCATCGTTTCGGATGATGTCATGCGCCGTCTGGATGCCGGCTTGACCCCGGCTGGCATGCTGCGCGTGCTGGAAAGTCATGGCGTGGGACTTTGCGGCGTCACCCTGGGCCAAGAGGGAAGCCTGTTTCTGTGCCAGGACCGTGAGCTGGCAGTGCCAGCCGTGTCGCCGGCGCGGTTGGTGGACACCACCAATGCCGGTGACGTGTTTCACGGCGCCTTTCTCGCCGCCTGGATCAAAAGCGGTGATCTGCAGCAGAGTGCCGCATTCGCAGCCCGCTGCGCCGCCTGGGTGATCGGGCAAATTGGCCACAACCTGCTGCACTTCCAGGCCGCCCAAGCCGATTTTCCTCTTGCTTTTCTGTGA
- a CDS encoding enoyl-ACP reductase, with protein MNPKSYGLLQGKKGIVFGPLDHKSIGWQIALAAYREGAQLALSNIKVAFRLGEIDELAKQCGNAPLIACDASSSEELQTAFAELKEKLGPVDFIVHSIGMSPNVRKKKPYEDLNYEWFHKTLDVSAMSLHRIIAQALKAEAINDGGSIVALSYIGAQRTFSSYSDMGDAKALLESIARSFGARLGRRGIRVNTVSQSPTKTTAGTGIEGFNALYDFAEKVSPLGNASAEDCADYVVTLLSDLTRKVTMQNLFHDGGFSSMGISDALLEALYGRQE; from the coding sequence ATGAATCCCAAAAGCTACGGCCTGTTGCAAGGCAAGAAGGGCATTGTTTTCGGCCCGTTGGACCACAAAAGCATCGGCTGGCAAATTGCGCTGGCAGCTTATCGCGAGGGAGCGCAGCTCGCGCTTTCCAACATCAAAGTGGCGTTTCGGCTGGGCGAGATCGATGAGCTCGCCAAACAGTGCGGCAATGCGCCCTTGATCGCCTGCGATGCCAGTTCGAGCGAGGAGCTGCAGACCGCGTTTGCCGAGCTGAAGGAAAAGCTCGGGCCGGTGGATTTCATCGTGCATTCCATCGGCATGTCGCCCAATGTGCGCAAAAAAAAGCCGTATGAAGATCTCAACTACGAATGGTTTCACAAGACGCTCGATGTCTCCGCCATGTCGCTGCACCGCATCATCGCGCAGGCGTTGAAGGCGGAGGCGATCAATGACGGCGGCAGCATCGTGGCGCTCAGTTATATTGGCGCCCAGCGCACGTTTTCGAGCTATTCCGACATGGGCGATGCCAAGGCCCTGCTGGAAAGCATTGCCCGCAGCTTTGGCGCGCGCCTGGGCAGGCGCGGCATCCGGGTGAACACCGTCTCGCAAAGTCCCACCAAAACCACGGCCGGCACCGGCATCGAGGGCTTCAATGCCCTCTATGATTTTGCCGAAAAGGTCTCGCCGCTGGGCAACGCCAGCGCAGAAGACTGCGCCGATTACGTCGTCACCCTGCTTTCGGATTTGACCCGCAAGGTGACGATGCAAAATCTCTTTCACGACGGCGGCTTCAGCAGCATGGGCATCAGCGACGCCCTGCTCGAAGCCCTTTATGGAAGACAGGAATAA
- a CDS encoding putative DNA binding domain-containing protein, whose amino-acid sequence MSLAELLHSPPSLQLAHCHRDDEEFLATLCAMANAQGGTIVLDIRAASGEGAAANPVEPEAMLARISAALQPAVIPEIEIPEHETGGIAVVRVPEAPLKPVAVNGKCFQRAGARNLLLSAAEIARLHLQSVNRSWDAMPCESAQFADLDPDKIQRFLQIRSEQRRPVSDAATPLAEQLEQLGLLQRGRPTMAAVLLFGRNPQAHLAQARIKAGRFKGETVIVDEQEITGTLFEQIEQAFAFIQKHLTVRLVISGQLQREDVWDYPLPALREGLINAICHRDYTAVMATQIRIYDDQLLIWNPGSLPPNLQIEDLRRRHQSVLRNKLIGAAFYDAGLVEKWGSGTNRIIEECRKLGLPEPEWREQQGIMLSLRKDRLTEDFLLEQDLNERQLQAVAYVKRRRRITNQEYQELVGVKKRTASDELRELEEKGILERVGSTGKGTYYKIKGK is encoded by the coding sequence ATGAGCCTTGCTGAACTGCTGCACTCTCCCCCGTCGCTGCAGCTCGCCCACTGCCATCGTGATGATGAAGAGTTTCTCGCCACCCTGTGCGCCATGGCCAATGCCCAGGGCGGCACGATCGTTTTGGACATTCGCGCCGCCAGCGGGGAAGGGGCGGCGGCCAATCCTGTTGAGCCCGAGGCCATGCTCGCGCGGATCAGCGCCGCGCTGCAGCCGGCGGTGATTCCAGAGATCGAAATCCCGGAACACGAGACGGGAGGCATCGCGGTCGTGCGCGTTCCCGAAGCGCCGCTCAAGCCGGTGGCGGTCAACGGCAAATGTTTTCAACGCGCCGGCGCCCGCAATTTGCTGCTCTCTGCCGCGGAAATTGCGCGCTTGCATTTGCAGAGCGTGAACCGCAGTTGGGATGCCATGCCGTGTGAAAGCGCACAATTCGCGGATCTCGATCCCGACAAAATACAGCGCTTTCTCCAGATACGCAGCGAACAGCGCCGCCCGGTTTCCGATGCGGCCACGCCACTGGCGGAGCAACTCGAGCAGCTCGGATTGTTACAGCGCGGCCGGCCCACCATGGCTGCGGTGCTGCTCTTTGGCAGGAATCCGCAAGCCCATCTTGCGCAGGCGCGCATCAAGGCCGGCCGTTTCAAGGGTGAAACCGTGATCGTGGACGAGCAGGAGATCACCGGCACACTGTTCGAGCAAATCGAGCAGGCCTTCGCCTTCATTCAAAAGCATCTCACCGTGCGGCTGGTCATCAGCGGCCAGTTGCAGCGCGAAGACGTCTGGGATTACCCTCTGCCGGCGCTGCGCGAGGGCTTGATCAACGCCATTTGCCATCGTGACTACACCGCCGTCATGGCGACGCAGATTCGCATCTATGACGATCAATTGCTGATTTGGAATCCCGGCAGCCTGCCGCCCAACTTGCAAATCGAGGATCTCCGCAGGCGGCATCAATCCGTTTTGCGCAACAAGCTGATTGGCGCCGCCTTTTATGACGCCGGTCTGGTGGAAAAATGGGGCAGTGGCACCAACCGCATCATCGAGGAATGCCGCAAGCTCGGCTTGCCCGAGCCGGAATGGCGCGAACAGCAAGGCATCATGTTGAGCCTGCGCAAAGACCGTCTCACTGAGGATTTCTTGCTGGAGCAGGATCTCAACGAGCGCCAGTTGCAGGCGGTGGCCTATGTGAAGAGGCGGCGTCGCATCACCAATCAGGAATACCAGGAATTGGTCGGGGTGAAAAAGCGTACAGCGTCGGATGAGCTGCGGGAGTTGGAAGAGAAAGGCATTCTTGAGCGGGTGGGGTCAACCGGCAAGGGGACTTACTACAAAATCAAGGGGAAATGA
- a CDS encoding peptidyl-prolyl cis-trans isomerase, protein MRTPTVFLILTLVFAACREQARKPEPPHIEVQHILIGFYGSLPGRSLNRPQSEASALAQQVLQQARQGADFDALVRQYSNDEYPGRFKLANHGVAAGEGEYERRMMVAGFGEVAFQLAVGEIGLVEYDAAKSPYGWHIVKRLQ, encoded by the coding sequence TTGCGAACGCCAACGGTTTTCCTGATTCTCACACTCGTGTTTGCCGCCTGTCGCGAACAGGCGCGCAAACCCGAGCCGCCGCACATCGAAGTGCAGCACATTTTGATCGGCTTTTATGGTTCGCTGCCGGGCCGCAGCCTCAACCGGCCGCAAAGTGAAGCCAGCGCCCTGGCGCAGCAGGTTCTGCAACAGGCCCGCCAGGGCGCGGATTTCGATGCACTGGTGCGCCAGTATTCCAACGATGAGTATCCCGGCCGTTTCAAGCTCGCCAACCACGGCGTGGCCGCCGGCGAGGGGGAATATGAGCGCCGTATGATGGTTGCCGGCTTTGGCGAGGTCGCCTTTCAGCTTGCGGTGGGCGAAATCGGCCTGGTGGAATACGATGCAGCCAAAAGCCCGTATGGCTGGCATATCGTCAAGCGCCTGCAATGA
- a CDS encoding insulinase family protein → MHRPSLLLPPLQRFTLSNGLRVVLLEKHGVPLVDLVLQINAGSVMDPRGKSGLAGLTFAMLDEGTVQRNALQIADEIDYLGASLSIRTGWHKAHIKLHTPVARLAPALALMAEVALQPTFPADEVERQRKLRLTSLVQAHDEPDVIADATLKRVLFGEHHPYGGMAGGDEKSLRSLTVQDCRAFYQRFMVPDNATLIVVGDVDPATLRPQLETVFGKWQGRRAADGGPAWPAVKQVEQCQIYLVDKPGAAQSAIRLGRIGPTRFTEDYYALTVLNTILGGSFTSRLNQNLREQHGYSYGAGSYFELRPQPAAFIAYADVQTEATDKAVTEFLKELRGMLAELPEEELSRARNYLALSYPGNFQTTGQIADELMEVVAYNLPDTYFNDYVQKILAVTRAEVEAAAKKYIDPEKTAIIIVGDRAKIAAGLQALRLGKINHLTIEQVLGKIPKLEAGD, encoded by the coding sequence GTGCACCGCCCCTCGCTGCTCTTACCACCCCTGCAACGCTTCACGCTCAGCAATGGCCTGCGGGTGGTGTTGCTGGAGAAGCACGGGGTGCCGCTCGTCGATTTGGTGCTGCAGATCAACGCCGGCTCGGTTATGGATCCGCGGGGCAAATCCGGCCTGGCGGGCCTGACCTTTGCCATGCTGGATGAGGGCACCGTGCAGCGCAATGCGCTGCAAATTGCCGATGAGATCGACTATCTCGGCGCCAGTCTCTCGATCAGAACCGGTTGGCACAAGGCGCACATCAAGTTGCACACGCCCGTGGCCCGGCTCGCACCGGCACTCGCGCTGATGGCGGAGGTGGCGCTGCAACCGACCTTTCCGGCGGATGAAGTCGAGCGCCAGCGCAAGCTGCGCCTCACTTCATTGGTGCAGGCTCATGATGAGCCGGACGTCATTGCGGATGCGACCCTCAAGCGCGTGCTGTTCGGCGAACACCATCCCTATGGCGGCATGGCCGGCGGTGATGAAAAATCCCTGCGTTCCCTCACCGTGCAGGACTGCCGCGCCTTCTACCAAAGGTTCATGGTGCCGGACAACGCCACTTTGATCGTGGTGGGCGATGTTGATCCTGCCACCCTGCGGCCGCAGCTCGAAACCGTGTTTGGCAAATGGCAGGGCCGGCGGGCGGCGGATGGTGGTCCGGCCTGGCCGGCCGTCAAGCAAGTGGAACAATGCCAGATTTATTTGGTGGACAAACCCGGGGCGGCGCAATCCGCAATTCGTCTGGGCCGTATCGGACCGACGCGCTTCACGGAGGACTATTACGCCCTCACGGTGCTCAATACCATTCTCGGTGGCTCCTTCACCTCGCGCCTGAATCAAAATCTGCGCGAGCAGCATGGCTACAGCTATGGCGCCGGCTCATATTTCGAGTTGCGGCCGCAGCCCGCCGCCTTCATCGCATATGCCGATGTGCAAACGGAGGCCACCGACAAAGCGGTGACCGAGTTTCTCAAAGAACTGCGCGGCATGCTGGCGGAGCTGCCGGAAGAGGAGCTGAGTCGCGCGCGCAACTACCTTGCGCTCAGTTATCCCGGCAACTTTCAAACCACCGGCCAAATCGCAGACGAATTGATGGAAGTGGTTGCCTACAATCTGCCCGACACCTATTTCAATGATTACGTGCAAAAGATACTGGCGGTGACCAGGGCCGAGGTGGAGGCCGCGGCGAAGAAGTATATTGACCCGGAGAAAACGGCCATTATCATCGTCGGCGACCGCGCCAAAATTGCGGCAGGCCTGCAGGCGCTGCGCCTGGGAAAGATCAATCACCTGACCATCGAACAGGTGCTGGGGAAAATTCCAAAACTGGAGGCGGGTGACTGA
- a CDS encoding insulinase family protein yields MKRAWLAVLLLAAGTRAQQPALRVPCERFVLPNGLNVILHEDHTTPIVSVNVWYHVGSASEKPGRTGFAHLFEHLMFEGSKNVPEGAFDEWLEAAGGNNNGSTTPDRTNYFEVVPTSALELALFLESDRMGFLLEAMSPAKVDGQRDVVKNERRQSYENRPYGLAFPTLDENLYAPDHPYHWPTIGYMPDLSAASYEDVVEFFQKYYTPANASLVIAGDITPREVRALVEKWFSDVQGRAKAPPPTVPPARLLNEEKRLLMEDRVQLPRLYLAWLSPPLFAPGDAELDLVASILAGGKNSRLYRRLVYELQIAQDVTAFQNSGGLSSSFIIITTARSGHALAELEKVVQEEIDRLKAEAPQRREVERAVNQYEAGFLGSLELVSRKADMLNSYFMHTGNPDYFNEDLARYRALAPEDLSSAAMTWLRDDARVILSVVPVGKPGLGAGGRPVNAAADKSN; encoded by the coding sequence ATGAAACGGGCATGGTTGGCCGTACTGCTTTTGGCCGCCGGCACACGGGCGCAGCAACCGGCGTTGCGCGTTCCTTGCGAGCGTTTTGTGCTGCCGAACGGCTTGAACGTGATCCTGCATGAAGATCACACCACCCCAATCGTCAGCGTGAATGTATGGTATCATGTCGGTTCCGCCAGCGAAAAGCCCGGGCGCACGGGCTTCGCCCATCTTTTCGAACATCTCATGTTCGAAGGCTCGAAAAACGTGCCGGAAGGCGCGTTTGACGAATGGCTGGAGGCCGCGGGTGGCAACAACAACGGCTCGACCACTCCCGATCGCACGAATTACTTTGAAGTCGTCCCCACCAGTGCGCTCGAGCTGGCCTTGTTTTTGGAATCCGACCGCATGGGCTTCCTCCTGGAAGCCATGTCACCCGCCAAAGTCGATGGCCAGCGCGACGTGGTGAAAAATGAGCGCCGGCAAAGCTATGAAAACCGGCCCTACGGCCTGGCCTTTCCCACTTTGGATGAAAATCTCTACGCGCCCGACCATCCCTATCATTGGCCGACCATCGGCTACATGCCGGATCTGTCCGCGGCTTCGTATGAAGACGTGGTGGAATTCTTCCAGAAATATTACACGCCGGCCAATGCCAGCCTGGTGATTGCGGGCGACATCACGCCCCGCGAAGTTCGGGCGCTGGTCGAGAAATGGTTCAGCGACGTGCAGGGCAGAGCCAAAGCACCGCCACCGACCGTGCCGCCCGCCCGTCTCCTCAATGAAGAAAAGCGGCTGCTCATGGAAGACCGCGTGCAATTGCCGCGGCTTTATCTGGCCTGGCTCTCACCGCCGCTGTTTGCCCCCGGTGATGCCGAGCTGGATCTGGTGGCGAGTATTCTGGCGGGCGGCAAAAATTCCCGTCTGTACCGGCGGCTGGTGTATGAGCTGCAAATCGCACAGGACGTGACTGCTTTTCAAAATTCCGGCGGTTTGTCCTCCTCCTTCATAATCATCACCACGGCGCGCAGCGGCCACGCGCTGGCCGAATTGGAAAAGGTGGTGCAGGAGGAAATCGATCGCTTGAAAGCAGAAGCGCCGCAGCGGCGCGAGGTGGAACGCGCCGTCAATCAATATGAGGCCGGCTTTCTCGGCAGTTTGGAGCTGGTCTCGCGCAAGGCCGACATGCTGAATTCGTATTTCATGCACACCGGCAATCCCGATTATTTCAATGAAGACCTGGCGCGCTACCGGGCGCTTGCGCCCGAGGATCTGAGCAGCGCAGCAATGACCTGGCTGCGCGATGATGCCCGGGTCATTTTGAGTGTTGTGCCCGTGGGAAAACCCGGGTTGGGCGCGGGCGGGCGGCCGGTCAATGCCGCCGCGGACAAAAGCAACTGA
- a CDS encoding M1 family metallopeptidase, with protein sequence MPPTRVVSNCVSFICIALSGARLAAQPVVTTSAGAPQQVQRVLFPQPLSPRIANYDIDVRLDTKTRELKATERLVWHNRTAQATAELQFHLYLNAFRNDRSTFMRESGGMSRGNRIDKDGWGYIEVERIQLAGSGQDLTAALAFIQPDDDNRDDKTVARLPLPRPVAPGESIAVAIDFTAKLPQPPFARTGAKKEFFMVAQWFPKVGVFENGRWNTHQFHANSEFFADYGVYNVRMTVPAENLVGATGVEVAVIDNRNGTKTHVYRAEDVHDFAWTTSPEFVEFKDRVQDVDIRLLLQPDHVDQAVRHLEATRVAVEYFQNWYGDYPFPNLTVVDPRRGAAGAGGMEYPTLITAGTSYGLPAGVRAVETVIIHEFGHNYWYHLLGSNEFEESWLDEGINTYTEIQILNDRYGPAGDLINFLGIRINDLQVQRAVYLNAADRDRTVRRAWEYYPGAYSVNSYAKPGVLLTTLQNYLGEEKMRAAMRAYVSRWRFKHPTTRDFIAVVQEVAGQDLHWFFEQALFSNAVLDYSVERAATAEVKKGRGYDFSLHVTGADSSRAQAASFAESASTAGETRLYRSSFYVRRRGDFVFPVEIVATFANGEKVREQWDGREIWKKFTYTKPVKLVRAEVDPDRKIPLDVNYTNNSSRVHANHLGAHKLALRWLFWMQSFLDQPEMINLLAGFAF encoded by the coding sequence ATGCCCCCAACCCGGGTTGTAAGCAATTGCGTGAGTTTCATCTGCATTGCGCTGAGCGGCGCCCGCCTTGCGGCCCAGCCGGTTGTCACGACTTCGGCAGGCGCGCCGCAGCAGGTGCAACGCGTCCTTTTTCCCCAACCACTGAGCCCCCGCATTGCCAACTACGACATCGACGTCCGGCTCGACACCAAAACGCGCGAACTGAAAGCAACCGAGCGGCTGGTGTGGCACAACCGGACGGCGCAGGCCACCGCGGAGCTGCAGTTCCATCTCTATCTCAACGCTTTCCGCAATGATCGCTCAACCTTCATGCGGGAATCCGGCGGGATGAGCCGGGGCAACCGCATCGATAAAGACGGCTGGGGCTATATCGAAGTTGAGCGCATACAGTTGGCCGGGAGCGGCCAGGACTTGACCGCGGCGCTGGCGTTCATCCAACCGGATGATGACAACCGCGATGACAAGACGGTGGCGCGGCTGCCCCTGCCGCGGCCGGTGGCGCCGGGCGAATCGATCGCCGTGGCAATCGACTTCACCGCCAAGCTGCCGCAACCGCCGTTCGCCCGCACCGGTGCGAAAAAGGAATTCTTCATGGTGGCACAATGGTTCCCCAAGGTCGGTGTGTTTGAGAATGGCCGGTGGAACACCCACCAGTTTCATGCCAATTCTGAATTTTTCGCGGACTATGGCGTTTACAATGTGCGCATGACCGTGCCCGCGGAAAATCTCGTTGGGGCCACCGGCGTCGAAGTCGCAGTCATCGACAATCGCAACGGCACCAAAACCCATGTCTATCGCGCCGAGGATGTGCATGACTTCGCCTGGACCACCAGCCCGGAGTTCGTCGAGTTCAAAGATCGGGTGCAGGACGTTGACATTCGCCTGCTGCTGCAGCCCGATCACGTCGATCAGGCGGTCCGTCATTTGGAGGCCACCAGGGTTGCGGTGGAGTACTTTCAAAACTGGTACGGCGATTATCCCTTCCCCAACCTGACGGTGGTCGATCCCCGCCGCGGCGCCGCCGGCGCGGGGGGGATGGAATATCCCACCCTGATTACCGCCGGCACGTCTTATGGTTTGCCCGCCGGGGTGCGAGCGGTGGAAACGGTGATTATTCACGAATTCGGTCACAACTATTGGTACCACCTGCTGGGCTCGAATGAGTTCGAAGAAAGCTGGCTGGACGAGGGTATCAACACCTACACCGAGATTCAAATTCTCAACGACCGCTATGGCCCTGCGGGCGATCTCATCAATTTTCTGGGCATCAGGATCAACGATCTGCAAGTGCAGCGCGCCGTCTATCTCAATGCGGCTGATCGTGATCGCACCGTGCGGCGGGCATGGGAATATTATCCCGGCGCCTACAGTGTCAACTCCTACGCCAAGCCCGGGGTTCTGCTTACCACGTTGCAGAATTATCTGGGCGAGGAAAAGATGCGCGCCGCCATGCGTGCCTATGTCAGCCGCTGGCGCTTCAAACATCCCACCACCCGGGATTTCATCGCTGTCGTGCAGGAGGTTGCCGGGCAGGACTTGCACTGGTTTTTCGAACAGGCGCTGTTCTCCAACGCCGTGCTCGATTACAGCGTCGAGCGGGCGGCCACTGCGGAGGTCAAAAAGGGCAGGGGCTATGATTTCTCGCTGCACGTGACGGGTGCCGACAGCAGCCGTGCACAAGCAGCAAGCTTCGCGGAAAGCGCAAGCACCGCCGGCGAAACCCGCCTCTATCGCAGCAGCTTTTACGTTCGCCGTCGCGGTGATTTCGTGTTCCCGGTTGAAATTGTCGCCACTTTCGCGAATGGAGAAAAGGTGCGCGAACAGTGGGATGGTCGCGAGATTTGGAAAAAATTCACCTACACCAAACCGGTGAAGCTGGTGCGCGCCGAGGTCGATCCCGACAGAAAGATTCCGCTGGATGTCAATTACACCAACAACAGCAGCCGCGTGCACGCCAATCACCTCGGTGCCCACAAGCTGGCGCTGCGCTGGCTGTTTTGGATGCAATCCTTTCTGGATCAGCCCGAGATGATCAATCTGCTGGCCGGTTTCGCTTTTTAG
- a CDS encoding peptide chain release factor-like protein, whose amino-acid sequence MSARLRKEVEITTFRAGGPGGQHQNTTESGVRLRHLPTGLVVIAREHRSQIKNRQEAWRRLLEKLAQRSRTPKPRKPTRVPVHVHERRLAAKARHSRKKAERSRAHIAPEE is encoded by the coding sequence GTGAGCGCGCGCCTGCGCAAGGAAGTCGAAATCACGACGTTCCGCGCGGGTGGCCCGGGTGGCCAGCATCAGAACACGACGGAGTCCGGTGTGCGCCTGCGACATCTGCCCACCGGTCTGGTGGTCATCGCTCGTGAGCACCGCTCGCAAATCAAAAATCGGCAAGAGGCCTGGCGCCGGTTGCTGGAGAAACTCGCGCAGCGCAGTCGCACGCCCAAACCGCGCAAGCCCACGCGGGTGCCGGTGCACGTGCACGAGAGACGTCTTGCCGCCAAAGCCCGGCATTCCCGCAAGAAGGCCGAGCGCTCCCGTGCGCACATCGCACCGGAGGAGTGA